In Mesorhizobium sp. 113-3-3, a genomic segment contains:
- a CDS encoding class I SAM-dependent RNA methyltransferase: protein MSARFTIKKLGAQGDGIAETESGDLFIPFTLPGEIVTAARERDRATLMAVLEASPLRIEPACRHFTECGGCALQHFEAEAYHQWKRDKVVHALKGIDCGIDALVACAPHTRRRVVLTARRSETGMLLGFNRHLSPEIISISECPISLPEIVAALDRLRALADLICATTKSFRMAVTATGSGLDVAVHESGKLGEHQRRIASNFVLAQGFARLSIDDEIIIEPRKPVVMFGSVAVAVPPGAFLQATEAAERTMADIVGGHLKRAKKVADLFAGCGSFALRLAEKSEVHAVEGDAAALAALDRAARFATGLKRVTAERRDLFRRPLTFKELNAFDGLVFDPPRAGAEDQSKQIARSDVPFVAAVSCNPVTLARDLRILIDGGYKLKGVTPIDQFLWSPHVEAVALLEKPRKRRG from the coding sequence ATGAGCGCGCGCTTCACCATCAAAAAACTTGGCGCCCAGGGCGACGGCATCGCCGAAACCGAAAGCGGCGACCTGTTCATTCCCTTCACCCTGCCTGGCGAGATCGTCACCGCCGCACGCGAACGGGATCGCGCCACGCTGATGGCGGTGCTGGAGGCCTCGCCGCTGCGCATCGAACCCGCCTGCCGCCATTTCACCGAATGCGGCGGCTGCGCCCTCCAGCATTTCGAGGCCGAAGCCTATCACCAGTGGAAACGCGACAAGGTGGTGCACGCGCTGAAGGGCATTGATTGCGGCATCGACGCGCTGGTCGCCTGCGCGCCGCACACGCGCCGCCGTGTCGTTCTCACCGCCCGGCGCAGCGAGACGGGCATGCTGCTCGGTTTCAACCGTCATCTGTCGCCGGAAATCATTTCCATCTCCGAATGCCCGATCTCGCTGCCCGAGATCGTCGCGGCACTCGACCGGTTGCGGGCGCTGGCAGACTTGATATGCGCAACCACCAAATCGTTCCGCATGGCCGTCACCGCGACGGGCTCCGGCCTCGATGTCGCGGTGCATGAGTCCGGCAAGCTCGGCGAACACCAGCGCCGCATCGCTTCCAATTTCGTCCTGGCGCAGGGCTTTGCCAGGCTGTCCATCGATGACGAGATCATCATCGAACCGCGCAAGCCCGTGGTGATGTTCGGCAGCGTTGCGGTCGCCGTGCCGCCCGGCGCCTTCCTGCAGGCGACCGAGGCTGCCGAACGGACCATGGCCGACATTGTCGGTGGACATCTGAAGCGCGCCAAGAAGGTCGCCGATCTTTTCGCCGGTTGCGGCAGCTTTGCCTTGCGGCTGGCCGAGAAGTCGGAAGTGCACGCGGTGGAAGGCGATGCCGCGGCCCTCGCCGCGCTCGATCGGGCGGCACGTTTCGCGACCGGTTTGAAGCGGGTGACGGCCGAACGCCGCGACCTGTTCCGCCGGCCGCTGACGTTCAAGGAGTTGAACGCCTTTGATGGACTAGTCTTTGATCCGCCGCGCGCGGGTGCCGAGGACCAGTCCAAGCAGATCGCCCGCTCGGATGTTCCCTTCGTCGCCGCAGTGTCCTGCAATCCGGTGACGCTGGCGCGCGACCTGCGCATCCTCATCGACGGCGGCTATAAACTGAAAGGCGTGACGCCGATCGACCAGTTCCTGTGGTCACCCCATGTCGAAGCGGTCGCCCTGCTGGAAAAGCCGAGAAAAAGGCGCGGCTGA
- a CDS encoding TlyA family RNA methyltransferase: protein MNLPLPANTRQRLDDLLVQRGLFASRSRARDAVERGTVTVDGTVARKPGQNVSPQCLVAIDDPAQGYVSRAALKLIGGLDHFSLDPAGREALDIGASTGGFTQVLLERGAAHVTAIDVGHGQMHPDIGKDPRVTVIEGLNARDLTIADLAGRVPGFIVSDVSFISLKLALPPALAIARPGAAAVFLVKPQFEAGREAIGKGGLLKDPFDAARVAGLLQDWLDAVPGWRSLGLHLSPIEGGDGNREFLLGGIKDR, encoded by the coding sequence ATGAACTTGCCTCTGCCAGCCAACACCCGCCAGCGGCTCGACGACCTGCTCGTCCAGCGCGGCCTGTTTGCCAGCCGCTCGCGTGCCCGCGACGCGGTCGAACGCGGCACGGTGACGGTTGACGGCACCGTTGCCCGCAAGCCCGGCCAGAACGTTTCACCGCAATGCCTTGTTGCCATCGACGATCCGGCGCAAGGCTATGTCTCGCGCGCGGCGCTTAAGCTCATCGGCGGGCTCGATCACTTCAGCCTCGATCCGGCTGGTCGCGAAGCGCTCGACATCGGCGCCTCGACCGGCGGGTTCACCCAGGTGCTGCTGGAGCGTGGTGCTGCCCATGTCACCGCGATCGATGTTGGGCACGGCCAGATGCATCCCGATATCGGCAAGGACCCGCGTGTGACGGTCATCGAGGGCCTGAACGCCCGCGATCTCACCATCGCCGATCTTGCCGGCCGTGTTCCGGGGTTCATTGTCTCCGACGTCAGCTTCATCTCGCTCAAACTGGCGCTGCCGCCGGCGCTCGCCATTGCGAGGCCTGGTGCTGCCGCGGTCTTTCTGGTCAAACCGCAGTTCGAGGCGGGGCGTGAGGCGATCGGCAAAGGCGGGCTGTTGAAAGACCCCTTCGATGCCGCCCGTGTCGCCGGCCTGCTGCAGGACTGGCTGGACGCCGTTCCCGGCTGGCGCTCGCTCGGCCTGCACCTGTCGCCGATCGAAGGCGGCGACGGCAATCGCGAATTCCTGCTCGGTGGGATCAAGGATCGATGA